A section of the Pseudomonas tritici genome encodes:
- a CDS encoding glycosyltransferase family 4 protein produces the protein MTVRILLLSYYFPPDLSAFRVEALVNGLLTHGNDEIAIDVLTTQPNRYPSYKLSWDRTAHQPRLSITRIDLPTHGFSVWGQALGFANYACGVLRAVKGKQYDVIVATSSRLMTAALGAAIARQKKAPFYLDIRDIFVDVLPELFPGVLGKLLAQVFSRFEKFTLDRATRVNLISPGFLSYFSARYPHKRFSTFTHGVDDLFLETPFYPDTPNEPTRPLKIVYAGNIGVGQGLDKILPSLAERLANTACFYVIGDGSTMKKLRETLIKGHVKNVELIPPMPRHELIHYYQQADVLFLHLNDFKAFLKVIPSKLFEYAATGKPILAGLEGYSKAFTLNHIPNACVFAPGNADAAVAALARLRLSATDREAFLRAYSRSTIQQRMAFDILETAKLKEQ, from the coding sequence ATGACAGTGCGTATTCTTTTATTGAGCTATTACTTTCCGCCCGACCTGTCGGCCTTTCGCGTCGAGGCGCTGGTCAATGGCTTGCTCACCCACGGTAACGATGAGATAGCGATCGACGTGCTGACCACTCAGCCGAACCGCTACCCATCTTATAAGCTCTCCTGGGATCGCACCGCACATCAGCCAAGGCTGTCCATCACCCGCATAGACCTGCCCACGCACGGATTCAGCGTTTGGGGCCAGGCCTTGGGGTTTGCCAACTATGCCTGCGGCGTACTTCGAGCGGTAAAAGGCAAGCAGTACGACGTGATTGTCGCGACTTCTTCCCGGCTGATGACGGCCGCACTGGGCGCCGCTATTGCGCGCCAAAAAAAGGCACCGTTCTATCTGGATATCCGAGATATCTTTGTCGACGTACTGCCTGAACTTTTCCCTGGCGTCCTGGGCAAACTCCTGGCGCAAGTATTTTCCCGCTTTGAAAAATTCACCCTTGATCGCGCAACGCGGGTAAACCTGATATCACCCGGGTTTCTGAGTTACTTCTCGGCTCGTTATCCACACAAACGCTTTTCAACTTTCACCCACGGTGTGGACGATCTCTTTCTTGAAACCCCGTTCTATCCAGACACGCCTAACGAACCAACACGCCCACTGAAGATTGTCTACGCTGGCAATATCGGCGTCGGCCAAGGCTTGGATAAAATACTGCCATCACTGGCCGAACGGCTCGCGAACACAGCTTGTTTCTACGTGATTGGCGATGGCAGTACGATGAAAAAACTGCGCGAAACGCTGATCAAGGGACATGTAAAGAATGTCGAGCTTATTCCGCCCATGCCCCGACACGAACTGATTCATTACTATCAGCAAGCCGATGTGCTTTTTTTGCACCTCAATGACTTCAAGGCATTCTTGAAAGTCATTCCCTCCAAACTGTTTGAATATGCCGCTACCGGAAAGCCAATACTCGCGGGACTGGAGGGTTATTCAAAAGCGTTCACACTCAATCATATTCCCAATGCTTGCGTGTTTGCCCCCGGCAACGCGGACGCGGCGGTTGCCGCACTTGCCCGCCTTAGGCTCAGTGCGACTGACCGCGAGGCATTTTTAAGAGCGTATTCCCGAAGCACAATCCAGCAGCGCATGGCGTTCGACATTCTCGAGACCGCAAAACTTAAAGAACAGTGA
- a CDS encoding methyltransferase domain-containing protein — MEAYYGKLGEHFMQETRARIHWICAQIIGKTVLDVGCSQGIIPVLLAREGHVVTGVDSSPQAIKQAGDYLRAEPDHVQQNICYLNADFLSLDTERVEPDSIVISEVLEHLIHPATFVEKAASMLKPHGRLIITVPFGVNDFIDHKHTFYLLEPFRLLSSHLHVVRIEILGKWVGMVAIKAEPGKSSLELDHIRQLETAFESVERSLLRQLAASRQHWEQANQKYRGTTEHIDLLKNKLRLCTQQMEALTASLQRADARCHLLENRLIKTRASTTYQLGYQLRMAAGSLRECLRLPVALFKLYQHACARRNGQAPTSFADRDALPTTSSDTAVFLATPAPTPLPDAAYVRSQLMLAPHDTAKPFRIACVLDTFSHEAYRYESELLQLTPEQGLAELRAFKPDLLFIESAWRGKEDRWQNKIAQNSVELRGILHWCREHKVPTVFWNKEDPVHFETFLGTAKQFDLVFTTDIDCIQRYKSALGHERVYLLPFACQPAIHNPLELYERKDAFCFAGAYYTRYTERTRDLEHFINDLPGFRPLEIYDRNFGTTEPNYQFPIRYRGHIAGTLNAAQMDLAYKGYRYAMNLNSIKQSQSMFARRIYELLGSNTLTVSNFSRGLRVLMGDLVICSDSSQEVLRRLDTPGEHARQRLAGLRKVMQEHTYAHRLRYVTSKITGRVDDVPLPTICLVAEALNDVQLQALKEHLQRQRYPHVNLHVVVNDSTTRQPASVDSRLHLIGRSQLDNLTLVDLANGAEWCGVMIAADYYGPHYLLDLALATRYSKAHVIGKMAHHAADKQGVHLINPGQEYRCTLGIAARRAMIRTVAVAQQRARDWLESLSSLTYTHPDSLAIDAFNYCENAAGSDLQHVINVVNDLDLNTGISLDQLQRSSEAIPPLNASSSGPQTSGEGLAKLFGPLRSKHLQAQVEGNTWHIHSSLADGKHEYHYARQTLSVAQLEGTEGTLRLMLDATPGLNLQLVVLFLDAQAQRISHVMQLANRSQAWDVPPETASLRLGLRVYGNGSSTIKTLVQGHFDIQPSTVLAKAKHLLLTNHYPAYGDLYRNGFIHTRVSAYQEQGLPIDVFRLRPNEPISYHEFDNVDVVTGPGSALKNMLDAGHYTSVLVHFLDLQMWEIVRPYLPRLRLIVWVHGAEIQPWWRRAYNYGDQAQLQLGKLDSERRMAFWRSVLQPMPPNLQVVFVSRQFAEEAMEDLGFRLPHNQHRIIHNPIDTRLFSHAEKALEQRKKILSIRPYVSRTYANDLSVKAIQLLETKPWFNELEFLMVGDGPLFEETLAPLRKYPNVRIEKGYLKQSQIADLHKHYGVFLCPSRMDTQGVSRDEAMASGLVPITNRVGAIPEFVDDACGFLADPESFTGISDAIETLFLNPGMFKEKSLNARQRVLMQSDVQLITASELSLIREPHGEPRNQGLAPQYPVDTHLVRTLGP, encoded by the coding sequence ATGGAAGCCTACTACGGCAAGCTGGGTGAGCACTTCATGCAGGAGACGCGCGCGCGGATCCATTGGATCTGCGCCCAGATCATCGGCAAGACAGTCCTCGACGTAGGCTGCTCTCAGGGCATCATTCCTGTATTGCTCGCCCGTGAAGGGCATGTGGTCACGGGCGTGGACAGCAGCCCCCAGGCAATCAAACAGGCCGGCGACTATCTGCGGGCGGAACCCGACCACGTGCAGCAGAATATTTGTTACTTGAACGCAGACTTTCTGTCGCTGGATACCGAGCGTGTCGAACCTGACAGCATCGTGATCAGTGAAGTGCTTGAACACCTCATCCACCCCGCCACCTTCGTCGAGAAAGCAGCGTCGATGCTCAAACCGCATGGCCGATTGATCATCACCGTGCCATTCGGGGTGAATGATTTTATCGATCACAAGCACACGTTCTACCTGCTGGAGCCGTTTCGGTTATTGAGTTCGCACCTGCACGTCGTCCGGATTGAAATACTGGGCAAGTGGGTGGGAATGGTCGCCATCAAAGCCGAGCCGGGGAAGAGCTCACTGGAGCTTGACCACATCCGCCAGCTCGAAACTGCGTTCGAGTCAGTCGAGCGAAGCCTGCTTCGCCAGCTAGCCGCCAGTCGCCAACACTGGGAGCAGGCGAATCAGAAATACCGTGGAACCACTGAACACATTGACCTACTCAAGAACAAGCTTAGGCTCTGTACCCAGCAAATGGAGGCCCTGACCGCCAGCCTGCAACGCGCGGATGCCAGATGCCATCTGCTGGAAAATCGCTTGATCAAGACGCGGGCCAGCACGACCTATCAGTTGGGTTATCAACTGCGTATGGCGGCGGGCTCGCTGCGCGAGTGCCTGCGTTTGCCAGTGGCGTTATTCAAGCTGTACCAGCACGCCTGCGCGCGTCGCAATGGCCAAGCACCCACGTCATTCGCAGACCGTGACGCTCTCCCAACAACGTCATCTGACACCGCCGTTTTCCTTGCAACACCGGCCCCCACGCCATTGCCGGATGCAGCCTATGTGCGCAGCCAACTGATGCTCGCCCCTCATGACACGGCCAAGCCCTTCAGAATTGCCTGCGTGCTGGACACCTTTTCCCATGAGGCATACCGGTATGAAAGCGAGCTGTTGCAACTGACGCCAGAGCAGGGCCTGGCCGAGCTGCGAGCATTTAAACCGGACCTGCTGTTCATCGAATCCGCATGGCGCGGCAAGGAGGACCGCTGGCAGAACAAGATCGCCCAGAACAGCGTAGAACTGCGCGGGATCTTGCACTGGTGCCGGGAACACAAAGTGCCAACAGTGTTCTGGAACAAAGAAGACCCGGTGCACTTTGAGACGTTCCTGGGTACCGCCAAGCAGTTTGACCTGGTGTTCACCACGGATATCGACTGTATTCAACGCTATAAAAGCGCGTTGGGGCATGAGCGTGTCTACCTGCTGCCCTTCGCCTGCCAACCGGCCATACACAATCCGCTCGAACTGTATGAACGCAAGGATGCGTTCTGCTTCGCCGGCGCCTACTACACCCGATACACCGAGCGGACCCGCGATCTGGAACACTTTATCAACGACCTGCCTGGCTTCCGTCCCCTGGAGATCTACGATCGTAACTTCGGTACCACAGAGCCCAACTATCAGTTTCCAATCCGGTATCGGGGCCACATTGCTGGCACGTTGAACGCGGCGCAAATGGACCTGGCTTATAAGGGCTACCGCTATGCGATGAATCTCAACTCGATCAAACAGTCGCAATCCATGTTCGCCCGCCGCATCTATGAATTACTGGGGTCCAACACCCTCACCGTCAGCAACTTTTCTCGCGGCCTGCGTGTACTGATGGGTGATCTGGTCATTTGCAGCGACAGCAGTCAGGAAGTATTACGTCGCCTCGACACTCCCGGTGAGCACGCCAGGCAGCGGTTGGCCGGCCTGCGCAAGGTGATGCAGGAACACACCTATGCCCATCGTTTGCGCTATGTGACGAGCAAAATCACAGGTCGCGTGGATGACGTGCCTCTGCCGACCATTTGCCTCGTCGCCGAGGCGCTCAATGACGTTCAGCTGCAGGCACTCAAGGAGCATCTGCAACGCCAGCGCTACCCCCACGTCAATCTGCATGTCGTGGTGAACGATTCGACAACAAGGCAGCCCGCCAGCGTGGATTCCCGCTTACACCTGATTGGGCGCAGCCAGCTGGATAACCTTACCCTGGTCGACTTGGCAAATGGCGCAGAGTGGTGTGGCGTGATGATTGCGGCTGACTACTACGGCCCTCACTACCTGCTCGACCTGGCCTTGGCCACGCGTTACAGCAAGGCGCATGTGATCGGCAAGATGGCTCATCATGCCGCGGACAAACAAGGCGTACACCTGATAAACCCGGGTCAGGAATACCGCTGCACGCTCGGTATAGCCGCACGCCGAGCCATGATCAGGACGGTGGCAGTGGCGCAACAGCGCGCCCGTGATTGGCTGGAAAGCCTGTCAAGTCTCACCTACACGCACCCTGATTCCCTCGCGATTGACGCTTTCAACTACTGCGAAAACGCCGCAGGCAGCGATCTACAGCATGTTATCAACGTGGTGAACGACCTTGATTTGAATACCGGTATCAGCCTCGATCAGCTTCAGCGCAGCAGTGAAGCCATCCCGCCACTGAACGCAAGTAGCTCCGGCCCGCAGACCAGCGGCGAGGGCCTGGCAAAACTGTTCGGACCACTGCGCAGTAAGCATTTGCAAGCCCAGGTCGAAGGCAACACCTGGCATATCCACTCCTCTCTCGCAGACGGAAAACACGAATACCACTACGCCAGGCAGACCTTGAGTGTTGCGCAACTAGAGGGGACCGAAGGCACATTGAGATTGATGCTCGATGCCACGCCGGGCCTGAACCTGCAACTGGTTGTACTGTTTCTGGATGCGCAGGCCCAACGGATCAGCCATGTCATGCAACTGGCTAATCGGAGTCAGGCCTGGGATGTACCGCCAGAGACGGCTTCCTTGCGTCTAGGCCTGCGCGTCTACGGCAATGGCAGTTCGACGATCAAGACGCTGGTTCAAGGCCATTTCGACATTCAACCCTCTACCGTCCTCGCGAAGGCTAAGCATCTGCTGCTCACCAACCACTACCCGGCCTATGGCGACCTGTATCGAAATGGTTTTATTCATACCCGTGTCTCGGCCTATCAGGAGCAGGGCCTGCCCATAGACGTCTTTCGGTTGCGACCCAACGAACCGATCAGTTATCACGAATTTGACAATGTTGACGTAGTGACCGGGCCTGGAAGCGCCTTGAAGAACATGCTTGACGCCGGACACTACACATCGGTGCTGGTGCACTTTCTGGACCTGCAGATGTGGGAAATAGTGCGCCCCTACCTGCCTCGCCTTCGATTGATTGTCTGGGTGCACGGCGCGGAGATCCAACCCTGGTGGCGTCGGGCTTACAACTACGGCGATCAAGCGCAGTTGCAACTGGGCAAGCTCGACAGCGAAAGACGCATGGCATTCTGGCGCAGCGTGCTGCAACCCATGCCACCCAATCTGCAAGTGGTATTCGTGTCGCGGCAGTTCGCCGAGGAAGCAATGGAAGACCTAGGGTTCCGGTTGCCTCATAACCAACACCGAATCATCCACAACCCCATTGATACCCGACTGTTTTCTCACGCGGAGAAAGCGCTTGAACAGCGCAAAAAGATCCTGTCGATCCGCCCCTATGTATCACGCACTTACGCCAATGATCTGAGCGTCAAAGCCATTCAACTGCTGGAGACAAAGCCTTGGTTCAACGAGCTTGAGTTCCTGATGGTGGGCGATGGGCCGTTGTTTGAAGAAACCCTTGCACCGCTGCGCAAGTACCCGAACGTCCGGATCGAAAAAGGTTACTTGAAACAATCCCAGATCGCCGACCTGCATAAACACTACGGCGTATTTCTGTGCCCCAGCCGAATGGACACTCAAGGCGTTTCTCGCGATGAAGCGATGGCCTCAGGCCTGGTCCCTATTACCAATCGGGTCGGAGCAATCCCCGAGTTTGTTGATGACGCCTGCGGTTTTTTAGCTGATCCCGAGAGTTTTACCGGGATCAGCGACGCGATAGAAACGCTGTTTTTAAACCCGGGAATGTTCAAGGAAAAGTCCTTGAACGCCAGACAACGAGTGCTGATGCAAAGCGATGTGCAATTGATCACCGCATCAGAACTAAGCCTTATACGAGAACCCCACGGTGAGCCGAGAAATCAGGGCCTTGCACCACAGTATCCTGTCGACACTCATCTGGTGCGTACACTTGGGCCGTAA
- a CDS encoding glycosyltransferase family 4 protein produces the protein MPPIAMIVWNEFRNDARVLKQARTLQAAGYQVTVFALHTPGVTQRQEVLAEGIRVIRVARSLRWRPASAGSCDSTGSPPTEQSMPLPRILSRLWVHAGLMVRITLHRAAVVHAHDVNTLPTAWLAARLSRARLVYDAHEVSTSREGYARFRKWVACIEKALMPRAEGTITTTQSRAKFFARAYGITRPLVLQNRPCLIASPPSQRIRHELGLKQPWPIVLYQGGLQQGRGLERLLRVAVTLQCAYFVLIGGGRLTTPLKMLSEELGLTERVHFIPTVSLADLPSYTASADIGVQPIENTCLNHFTTDSNKLFEYIIAGLPVVATEFPEIRKIVRSHAVGVLVAAGSDQSLHRELQRLIDEPLLRQTLAQNAKNAASSLSWEQQESKLLTLYERVLTGKTEMCI, from the coding sequence GTGCCCCCTATCGCCATGATCGTCTGGAATGAGTTCCGCAATGACGCCCGCGTATTGAAACAAGCCCGGACACTCCAAGCGGCTGGTTATCAAGTGACAGTGTTCGCATTGCATACACCAGGCGTAACGCAGCGCCAGGAAGTACTGGCGGAAGGCATCCGTGTGATACGCGTGGCACGCAGCCTGAGATGGCGACCCGCAAGTGCTGGATCTTGCGATTCAACCGGCTCACCGCCAACAGAACAGTCGATGCCGCTGCCACGCATCCTTTCACGACTTTGGGTGCATGCAGGGCTAATGGTGCGGATCACTCTGCATCGCGCCGCAGTTGTGCATGCCCATGATGTTAATACGCTGCCCACTGCATGGCTGGCCGCCCGGCTCAGCAGAGCGAGACTGGTGTACGACGCCCATGAAGTCAGTACCAGCCGCGAGGGGTATGCGCGCTTTCGCAAGTGGGTTGCCTGTATCGAAAAAGCCTTGATGCCCAGGGCTGAGGGCACCATTACCACCACACAAAGCAGGGCTAAGTTCTTTGCCAGGGCCTACGGGATAACCCGTCCGCTGGTGCTGCAAAATCGTCCGTGCCTGATCGCCAGCCCACCGAGCCAGAGGATTCGCCATGAGCTGGGTTTGAAACAGCCCTGGCCCATCGTTCTCTATCAGGGCGGCCTTCAACAGGGGCGCGGCCTGGAGCGTTTGTTACGCGTCGCAGTCACATTGCAATGCGCTTACTTCGTACTGATCGGGGGCGGCAGGCTTACGACCCCCCTGAAGATGTTGAGCGAGGAGCTTGGCTTGACAGAGCGAGTGCACTTTATTCCGACTGTTTCATTAGCGGATTTGCCCAGCTATACCGCGTCAGCCGATATCGGTGTGCAGCCTATAGAAAATACCTGCCTGAACCACTTCACCACCGACTCCAATAAGCTGTTCGAATACATCATCGCCGGGCTGCCCGTGGTCGCGACGGAGTTTCCGGAGATTCGCAAAATTGTCCGGTCCCACGCTGTGGGGGTGTTGGTGGCGGCAGGCTCGGATCAATCACTGCACCGGGAATTACAGCGGTTGATCGATGAACCGTTGTTACGTCAGACACTGGCCCAAAACGCAAAAAATGCCGCCTCGTCTCTAAGTTGGGAGCAGCAAGAAAGCAAATTGCTAACACTGTATGAACGCGTACTGACGGGCAAGACTGAGATGTGCATATGA
- the wecC gene encoding UDP-N-acetyl-D-mannosamine dehydrogenase: protein MSLPTLCVVGLGYIGLPTAALFSSPQRQVIGVDINQHVVDLVNLGQVHIVEPALDPLVHSAVSQGYLRATTQPEPADAFLIAVPTPFLENREPDLSCIKAASRAIAPVLKKNDLVILESTSPVGTTELMAQWLANARPDLTFPPTHGEASDIRIAHCPERVLPGHILGELVSNDRIIGGMTPACSSAAVRLYKQCVEGQCIVTGTRTAEMCKLTENSFRDVNIAFANELSMICAQLEIDPWELIRLANHHPRVNILQPGSGVGGHCIAVDPWFIVSKTPELARLIHTARRVNDSKPQWVIQQVKLAVANLLFKHPGLSAHDVRIACYGLAFKADIDDLRESPALGIARQLAKELGVTLLLVEPNIHTLPADLRSHTLTDTACAWDTAHIHVLLVGHREFRSLPAQHTHEVVIDAAGVLAN, encoded by the coding sequence ATGAGCCTTCCAACGTTATGCGTCGTGGGCCTGGGTTACATCGGCCTGCCCACCGCTGCGCTGTTTTCCTCACCTCAACGGCAGGTCATTGGCGTCGACATCAACCAGCACGTTGTGGACCTCGTCAATCTTGGCCAAGTGCATATCGTCGAGCCAGCGCTGGACCCGTTGGTCCACTCAGCGGTCAGCCAAGGCTATCTGCGTGCGACAACCCAGCCAGAACCAGCGGACGCCTTCTTGATTGCCGTGCCGACGCCATTCCTGGAAAACCGTGAGCCAGACCTGAGCTGTATCAAAGCGGCCAGCCGCGCCATTGCTCCTGTGCTGAAAAAGAACGACCTCGTGATCCTGGAGTCGACATCTCCGGTCGGCACCACCGAACTGATGGCTCAATGGCTGGCCAATGCCCGCCCGGACCTGACCTTTCCCCCAACCCATGGGGAAGCCAGCGATATCCGTATCGCTCACTGCCCGGAACGTGTGCTGCCGGGTCATATCTTGGGAGAACTGGTCTCCAATGACCGAATCATCGGCGGCATGACCCCTGCCTGCTCAAGCGCAGCAGTACGGCTGTATAAACAGTGTGTTGAAGGCCAGTGCATTGTCACCGGCACACGCACCGCCGAGATGTGCAAGCTGACCGAAAACAGTTTTCGCGACGTCAATATCGCCTTCGCCAACGAACTCTCGATGATCTGCGCGCAGTTGGAGATAGACCCATGGGAGCTGATACGCCTGGCGAACCACCATCCACGCGTAAATATCCTGCAGCCAGGGTCTGGCGTCGGCGGGCACTGTATTGCGGTCGATCCTTGGTTCATCGTCAGTAAAACGCCCGAACTGGCGCGGTTAATCCACACTGCGCGCCGGGTCAACGACAGCAAGCCACAATGGGTTATCCAACAGGTCAAGCTGGCGGTGGCGAATCTTCTATTCAAGCACCCGGGGCTTAGCGCGCACGACGTGCGAATTGCCTGCTATGGCTTGGCGTTCAAGGCAGACATCGATGACCTGCGCGAAAGCCCCGCACTTGGCATCGCCCGGCAGTTGGCCAAGGAATTGGGGGTTACGTTGCTGCTGGTCGAGCCGAACATTCATACGCTTCCCGCCGATCTGCGCAGCCATACATTGACCGATACGGCCTGTGCCTGGGACACCGCGCATATCCATGTGTTGTTGGTCGGGCATCGCGAGTTCAGGTCACTGCCTGCGCAACACACCCACGAGGTGGTGATTGATGCTGCCGGCGTATTGGCGAACTGA